CGACATAACCATCCTCAAAAGGCATGGCATGCACGTCACCCGCCGCAGTGCGAATCCTGTCGCTCAGCTGTGCCTCCCGAATGTTGTCCATGGCGATCTGACCGGCATCAACGGAAAAATCGAAGGCGATCACCTTCATCTGCGGCGCTTGTCGGGCCATGGCTATCGACAGCATGGCGGGGCCGCTGCCCAATTCCAGACAGACACCGCGATCAACCCCGGTAACGGCAACGGCATTGCGCGCGATAACGGGGTAGATCGGAGCGAACACCGTCCTGGCGATATCGTTCATCTTCAGGGCATTATCCCGGTTAAACGTCGGCGTGGTGGTCTGCGTCCAGTTTTTCTGCATGGATCATCTCCTTGTATGGATCGTTACCGAATCGTGGTTTTCCGATGTGTTGTTCAAACGTTGGTGCGAAAACGCCAGGTTAAAATCCTCGCTGAAAGGGATACCGTAGAACTCCCCATAGAAATCGTCGGCTTCCTTGCGAAGATCGAATCCGAAAACGGACGGATGGATGATATTGGCCAGACGCATAAGTCCCAGAATCCAATCGGGATTGGTGGAGGAACGAAACGGGTGCAGGTGAAAGATTTTTTGCGCCCTTACCGCCGGAACATCCAGGTGGTGCTCGGTGCAATAGGCGATAAAATCCTGGCGAGGCCAGGCGGCGGCATCCGCGACAATGATCGTATCCGGCGCCATGCGGCAAAACTGCTCTTGCGAAAGCGTGACCCCGGGCCTGCTGTCCTGATTCAGCTGCCGGTTCGTCAATTGCCCTCCTGCCGTCTCGATCAGCCG
This DNA window, taken from Syntrophotalea carbinolica DSM 2380, encodes the following:
- a CDS encoding class I SAM-dependent methyltransferase, with translation MQKNWTQTTTPTFNRDNALKMNDIARTVFAPIYPVIARNAVAVTGVDRGVCLELGSGPAMLSIAMARQAPQMKVIAFDFSVDAGQIAMDNIREAQLSDRIRTAAGDVHAMPFEDGYVDLIVSRGSMFFWDDLKSAFREIYRVLAPGGCTYIGGGFGSLELREKVVAEMLKRNPAWDCYAKKKTDGDGAGRFGKMFRKLGCDDSYRIIDDETGFWVVLSKSA